From Aspergillus fumigatus Af293 chromosome 3, whole genome shotgun sequence, a single genomic window includes:
- the wsc2 gene encoding WSC domain-containing protein produces the protein MSRKILHLAFLSLISLTPHVLASKDSSACYNSPGDLTLAESSEFMSRGMCEAKCEKNAVLAVQGTDCYCGSSIPSSSAKVSDDKCDTLCPGYAVDYCGGSKTWTIMYDTRLLKEDSDDSTSTSLTVNPTLVATITKDSANPTATIPAEILTAPSATFTKHPGVAQDMPSVNVTSSAAAAASKSAGTSSASASASSSTPSASPSGSAGSGASLSRSVGAAGPIIGAVFIPLVMSWF, from the exons ATGTCTCGAAAGATCCTCCATCTCGCATTCCTCTCGCTTATATCGCTGACACCCCATGTCCTCGCATCCAAGGATTCATCAGCTTGCTACAACAGCCCCGGAGACTTGACCCTGGCCGAATCCTCTGAGTTCATGTCCCGCGGCATGTGTGAGGCCAAGTGCGAGAAGAACGCCGTCCTTGCCGTCCAGGGAACTGACTGCTACTGCGGCAGCAGTATCCCCTCGTCATCCGCCAAGGTGTCGGACGACAAATGCGATACCCTGTGTCCAGGATATGCAGTTGACTACT GTGGCGGGTCCAAAACCTGGACTATCATGTATGACACTCGTCTCCTCAAGGAGGACAGCGACGATTCCACTTCGACCTCGCTGACGGTCAACCCGACCCTTGTGGCCACCATCACGAAGGACAGCGCCAATCCCACAGCCACCATCCCAGCTGAAATCCTGACAGCACCCTCGGCCACCTTCACGAAGCACCCTGGCGTCGCGCAGGACATGCCCTCCGTCAATGTGACCtcgtctgctgctgctgctgcgtcaaagtcggcaggcacttcttctgcctctgcatCGGCCTCATCCAGCACGCCGTCAGCGTCACCCTCCGGTAGCGCTGGGTCGGGTGCAAGTTTGAGTCGCTCGGTGGGGGCCGCTGGGCCAATTATAGGGGCGGTTTTCATTCCATTGGTTATGTCTTGGTTCTAA
- the cps1 gene encoding Gly-Xaa carboxypeptidase: MRSIAHVVWALTGFGIPSAMSLSIPSPQQILKSWSGTNNICPLAPKVEVPEDGLFSALRYVQNETIRLQQVDRLSRAVQIPTTVNDYMTDPFDEGFAPFVEFQELLESLFPLIHSYASVDHVNRLGLLYTLNGTDDSLKPILFMAHQDVVPINDPSDWTYPPFAGHFDGEWLWGRGASDCKNVLIGLLSVIEDLLQQNWQPTRTIVLAFGFDEESHGFLGAGSLSSALEKKYGPDSFEFILDEGGMGLESLGDDVVYALPGVGEKGSIDIVLSLDVAGGHSSIPPPHTGIGIMAEIIYELERQALFVPVLTDDHPSRRMLECQARYSPNHVEPWLASGLQSSDHVALAEKLASSRGDAFRYILQTSQAADIFNGGIKANALPEKISALVNYRIALHQTPELIKQRAIDIIAPIADKHNLLWTAFPETTAATAHKPAVNNQLTLTTLSTPLVPAPVSPTNIDTDAVWARFAGVARTSFESVPSLKGKTVVVSGDIMTGNTDTRFYWALSRNIYRWSPSRRGGSLNIHTVDERVAIDVHLEAMVLYYNLIRSFDAWNNSVEISHDL, from the exons ATGCGGTCGATCGCCCACGTCGTCTGGGCCCTCACAGGGTTCGGAATACCCTCGGCTATGTCACTCAGCATTCCTTCTCCGCAGCAGATCCTCAAGTCCTGGTCTGGCACCAACAACATCTGCCCTCTGGCACCCAAGGTCGAAGTGCCTGAAGATGGACTATTTTCTGCACTTCGATATGTCCAGAATGAGACTATTCGGCTGCAGCAGGTCGACCGTCTCTCAAGAGCCGTCCAGATTCCCACCACTGTCAATGACTACATGACGGACCCGTTTGATGAGGGATTCGCTCCCTTTGTTGAGTTCCAAGAACTCCTGGAATCGCTGTTTCCTCTGAT TCATTCGTATGCCTCCGTGGATCATGTCAACAGACTCGGCCTGCTCTACACCCTCAACGGTACCGATGACTCACTTAAACCGATCCTGTTCATGGCTCACCAAGACGTTGTACCGATAAATGATCCTTCCGACTGGACCTACCCCCCTTTTGCTGGCCACTTCGATGGCGAGTGGCTCTGGGGCCGAGGAGCCAGCGACTGCAAGAATGTCTTGATTGGCCTCCTGTCCGTCATCGAAGATCTGCTCCAGCAGAATTGGCAGCCGACACGCACCATTGTTCTCGCCTTCGGGTTTGACGAGGAGTCTcatggcttcctcggcgCTGGTTCGCTTTCCTCTGCTCTAGAAAAGAAGTACGGCCCCGACAGCTTCGAGTTTATCCTAGACGAGGGCGGCATGGGTCTCGAATCTCTGGGCGATGACGTGGTATACGCGCTTCCTGGCGTAGGAGAGAAAGGCAGCATCGATATTGTGCTCTCGCTCGACGTCGCGGGCGGACACAGCTCCATCCCACCCCCTCACACAGGGATCGGCATCATGGCCGAGATCATCTACGAGCTCGAGCGACAGGCCCTCTTCGTCCCTGTACTGACAGATGACCACCCCTCCCGCCGCATGCTCGAATGCCAGGCTCGCTACTCCCCTAACCACGTCGAACCCTGGCTTGCCTCCGGCCTTCAGTCATCCGACCACGTCGCGCTAGCCGAGAAACTGGCATCCTCCCGCGGCGACGCCTTCCGATACATCCTGCAAACCTCGCAGGCCGCTGACATCTTCAACGGCGGCATCAAGGCAAACGCTCTACCCGAGAAGATCTCCGCGCTCGTCAACTACCGCATCGCCCTCCATCAAACCCCAGAACTCATCAAGCAGCGCGCCattgacatcatcgccccCATCGCTGACAAGCACAATTTGTTATGGACCGCCTTTCCAGAAACGACCGCCGCCACTGCCCATAAGCCAGCTGTCAATAATCAACTCACTTTGACGACCCTCAGCACGCCTCTTGTCCCTGCTCCCGTGAGTCCTACCAATATCGACACCGACGCCGTCTGGGCTCGCTTCGCTGGTGTCGCGCGCACCTCCTTCGAGTCCGTGCCCAGCTTGAAGGGCAAGACAGTGGTGGTCAGCGGCGACATCATGACGGGAAATACCGACACTAGGTTTTACTGGGCCCTGTCGCGAAACATCTACCGCTGGAGTCCGTCTCGCAGGGGCGGTAGCCTGAACATCCATACGGTGGACGAGCGAGTAGCTATTGATGTACATCTCGAGGCAATGGTTCTATATTACA ACCTGATCCGTTCTTTTGATGCTTGGAACAACTCGGTCGAAATTTCTCACGACCTCTGA
- the anxc4 gene encoding annexin ANXC4, translating to MSLQVKDPRSRGRSKSPSGRIRDRSKSRDSRLPSTAPDAARSSERKYLATDARDDHLRSRSRGPRDSNTSVSSHRSRSRYDVSDSASERDDRKDRYLRSERRRDHYYQSDSGESKLAKRDDRKDYARSPNLRPVTYESPSDDSYSDTDDEALAYGDAPSDLERDFYGYRKPARASSPRVDGPVMSGALNGAPPAKHDSSRSRHASDEDIPGHHPSYARPGQFQYAMPSQYGQFQPSYPPTSSAPQSNWAPIPECERPGFVPPSSQAETQSIPGAFPQPVSTYPEMTGAPAAPVFPMSQYANLGQQYPYAAPNGRPLSVSNAYTPAVSSPNHQRALSSDANTHPAYANPASFQYAHVDPNVKYSSKNGAVPYKYSATPQFSKPSEAPTAEPQPTRAKYSAVPQFQKPAATTHQENEQRFIEITPGSRAAGRPASHSVSSANNLSVAGTDPTLRPASPMLEPYKGTYQSISPMPSPIVIPSKFDDDISDFEPLDGSSDADGRRKHSRNKSKDERDRKELKPERAKRDSSRVRHGRHESQDQTVVLISPSSVRKKVTFYDPGPDAITMQEALSHTINIDTKALIRVLPHLSSEEMLDLRKEYKSHVKLQGKGINMAKHIRLKLGNSAFGKVCYATALGRWESEAYWANCYYQSSTSRRELLIESLMGRSNSDIREIKQCFRDSRYLDSLEKCMKAELKADKFRVAVLLALEETRQSEREPIDPNLVQRDVRDLYGALMSRHGGETAMIYIIVRRSDAHLREVLRAYEKIYNQNFARAMIAKSQNLVGETLAHILNGAINRPMRDALLLHQALRESRSGRERSELLISRLVRLHWEPRHLEQVKNEYRRRYGERLEEAIAEEILPSPGGSEWGEFCIELARSSKTITGRG from the exons ATGTCACTGCAAGTCAAAGACCCACGGTCGCGCGGTCGTTCCAAGTCTCCGAGCGGACGCATCCGCGATCGTTCCAAATCTCGTGACAGCCGATTACCCTCTACCGCTCCCGACGCTGCGAGGTCATCGGAGAGAAAGTATCTCGCTACCGATGCGAGGGACGACCATCTGCGCTCGAGATCTCGCGGCCCGCGAGATAGCAACACTTCAGTATCTAGTCATCGAAGCCGTTCTCGATACGATGTTTCGGACTCAGCGTCAGAACGGGATGACCGCAAGGACAGATATCTGCGCAGCGAGCGACGTCGCGACCACTACTACCAATCAGACTCGGGAGAAAGCAAGCTTGCAAAGCGTGATGACAGAAAGGACTATGCGCGGTCGCCAAATCTTCGACCAGTGACGTATGAGAGTCCCTCGGATGACTCCTACTCAGATACGGACGACGAGGCGCTGGCCTACGGCGATGCGCCTAGCGATCTGGAGCGTGATTTCTACGGATACAGAAAGCCAGCGCGTGCGTCCTCGCCTCGCGTAGATGGTCCAGTTATGTCCGGGGCGCTCAATGGTGCTCCTCCAGCCAAGCACGATTCGTCGCGTTCCCGTCATGCTTCAGATGAGGACATTCCCGGTCATCATCCCAGCTATGCCAGACCCGGACAGTTCCAGTATGCCATGCCGTCACAGTATGGCCAATTCCAGCCTAGCTATCCTCCGACATCATCTGCACCGCAGTCAAATTGGGCCCCCATTCCAGAGTGTGAACGACCCGGCTTCGTGCCCCCGTCGTCGCAGGCCGAGACGCAATCCATCCCAGGAGCATTTCCACAACCTGTGTCGACCTACCCTGAGATGACTGGTGCCCCTGCTGCTCCAGTCTTTCCAATGTCTCAATATGCAAATCTAGGGCAACAGTATCCATATGCGGCTCCCAACGGTCGTCCGCTTTCTGTCTCCAATGCTTACACTCCGGCCGTCAGCTCTCCAAATCATCAGCGCGCTTTATCAAGCGATGCAAATACGCATCCTGCGTACGCTAATCCTGCATCTTTTCAATACGCCCATGTTGATCCAAATGTGAAATATAGCTCCAAAAATGGCGCTGTGCCGTATAAGTATTCTGCGACACCCCAGTTCTCCAAACCGAGTGAAGCTCCGACAGCCGAACCCCAACCTACTAGGGCCAAATACTCCGCAGTTCCACAATTTCAAAAGCCAGCCGCGACAACTCATCAGGAGAATGAACAGCGATTTATCGAGATCACGCCCGGGAGTCGGGCTGCTGGCCGCCCTGCCAGTCATTCTGTCTCCTCTGCGAACAACCTTTCAGTCGCGGGGACTGATCCAACTCTTCGACCTGCAAGTCCCATGCTAGAGCCTTATAAGGGCACGTATCAATCTATATCTCCAATGCCGTCGCCTATTGTGATTCCCTCCAAGTTCGACGACGACATCTCTGACTTTGAGCCACTTGACGGAAGCTCAGATGCGGACGGGAGGAGGAAACACTCGCGAAACAAGTCCAAGGATGAAAGGGATCGCAAAGAGCTGAAGCCCGAACGCGCTAAACGCGACAGCAGCCGGGTTCGTCACGGGCGACACGAATCGCAAGACCAAACAGTGGTATTGATCTCACCTAGCAGTGTCCGGAAGAAGGTCACATTCTATGACCCCGGTCCGGATGCGATTACCATGCAGGAGGCTTTGTCGCACACCATCAACATTGATACCAAGGCTCTCATTCGTGTGCTGCCTCACCTATCCAGCGAGGAAATGCTAGACTTGCGCAAGGAATACAAGAGCCATGTGAAGCTACAGGGCAAAGGCATCAATATGGCCAAACATATCCGGCTGAAGCTGGGCAACAGTGCGTTTGGGAAAGTATGCTACGCAACCGCCCTGGGCCGCTGGGAGTCCGAAGCGTACTGGGCCAATTGCTACTACCAGTCTAGCACCTCGCGGCGGGAACTCCTCATCGAGTCTCTAATGGGTCGCAGCAACAGCGACATCCGCGAGATCAAGCAATGTTTCCGTGACTCACGGTACTTGGACAGCCTGGAAAAGTGCATGAAGGCAGAACTCAAGGCGGACAAGTTTCGAGTCGCGGTGCTGCTTGCCCTCGAGGAAACACGGCAGAGCGAGCGTGAGCCCATCGATCCGAATCTGGTCCAGCGCGACGTTCGGGACTTGTATGGGGCCCTGATGTCACGGCACGGGGGCGAGACCGCAATGATCTACATTATTGTACGACGGAGCGACGCACATTTGCGCGAGGTGCTCCGCGCTTATGAAAAGATCTACAACCAAAACTTTGCTCGTGCAATGATTGCCAAGTCGCAGAATCTTGTG GGTGAAACACTGGCGCATATTCTCAACGGGGCCATCAACCGACCCATGCGCGATGCTCTGCTGTTGCACCAAGCCCTCCGTGAGAGTCGCTCGGGCAGAGAGCGATCCGAACTTCTAATCTCCCGGTTGGTCCGTTTGCACTGGGAGCCGCGGCACCTGGAACAGGTTAAGAACGAGTATCGTCGGCGCTATGGGGAACGGCTTGAGGAGGCGATTGCCGAGGAGATCCTGCCGTCGCCCGGAGGAAGCGAATGGGGCGAGTTCTGTATCGAGTTGGCGCGCAGCTCGAAAACTATTACTGGACGCGGGTGA
- the aspE gene encoding septin has protein sequence MATVSRPRTPGQTQPSSNTLSPITENGNGHFKDQRRASSLGFLRRAKSTEPLSERKSSGSRSKKRTQAQEEELRRQRESMPQFPPRLPDLAPTPVIDAFGGDGQHDSVPTPSKETIASHHNLAIRSNMTTSAEVVDPYARTESMTHRGRYSYASSAVSTVNNPRRMRRRKDPTPYNVLVIGARNSGKTSFLNFLRKSLTMPPHKHPIRSPEEVEAYERHSPANEGFTSHYLETEIDGERVGLTLWDSQGLEKNIVDIQLRGVTGFLESKFEETLREETKVIRSPGFRDTHIHCTFLLLDPVRLDENIAAAERAAQGTSKATDTPVIGVLDEFLDIQVLRTVLGKTTVVPVISKADTITTAHMSYLKKAVWQSLKKANIDPLEILTLEDQDEYTSSESADEDEEGNDPDDNADEEHKAESDLADKGKAEVSPPGSPSQRSEQTTQSSGSQAASQYLPFSILSPDPHSLEAGDEPVGRKFPWGFANPYDPEHCDFVKLKDSVFTDWRTELREASRVVWYERWRTSRLNRNGISASPMQKTYSGRMGPSHDGRRTR, from the exons ATGGCAACCGTGTCGAGACCCCGGACTCCTGGGCAGACTCAGCCTTCCTCAAACACACTTTCTCCCATCACGGAGAACGGTAACGGTCACTTCAAGGATCAACGTCGTGCATCATCTCTAGGTTTTCTTCGTCGTGCAAAGTCAACTGAGCCGCTGAGTGAAAGAAAATCGTCCggaagcagaagcaaaaAAAGAACTCAggcgcaggaggaggagcttcgCCGTCAACGCGAGTCCATGCCACAATTCCCTCCTCGTTTGCCCGACCTGGCACCGACGCCGGTCATCGACGCTTTTGGGGGCGACGGACAGCACGACAGCGTTCCCACTCCGTCAAAAGAGACCATTGCTTCTCATCATAACCTTGCCATTCGCAGCAATATGACTACCTCTGCAGAGGTGGTTGATCCTTACGCGCGTACGGAGAGTATGACCCACCGTGGACGTTACAGTTATGCGAGCAGTGCTGTCAGTACGGTCAACAACCCGCGCAGGATGCGGAGGCGCAAGGACCCGACACCCTACAA TGTTCTTGTCATCGGTGCTCGCAACTCGGGCAAGACCTCCTTCTTGAATTTTCTCAGGAAATCTTTAACTATGCCGCCACACAAGCATCCCATTCGATCTCcagaagaagtcgaagcATATGAACGCCACTCACCTGCTAACGAAGGCTTCACCTCTCACTACCTTGAAACCGAAATAGACGGTGAGCGTGTGGGTCTGACCCTGTGGGACTCCCAGGGACTGGAGAAGAATATCGTGGACATTCAACTGCGTGGTGTCACCGGATTCCTGGAGAGCAAATTCGAAGAGACCTTGCGCGAGGAGACGAAAGTGATTCGATCCCCCGGCTTCCGGGATACACATATCCATTGCactttcttgcttcttgatCCTGTGCGTCTGGATGAGAACATTGCTGCCGCTGAACGCGCTGCCCAAGGAACTTCTAAAGCAACAGATACGCCAGTGATTGGGGTTTTGGATGAGTTCCTCGATATTCAAGTTCTACGGACTGTTTTGGGGAAGACCACTGTTGTTCCTGTCATCAGCAAGGCTGATACAATCACCACAGCGCACATGAGCTATCTGAAGAAGGCGGTTTGGCAGAGCTTAAAGAAGGCGAACATCGACCCTCTCGAAATTCTGACTCTGGAGGACCAAGACGAATATACGTCTTCAGAAAGcgccgatgaggatgaggagggaaATGACCCCGACGACAACGCGGATGAGGAGCACAAGGCGGAATCGGACCTTGCCGATAAGGGCAAAGCTGAGGTCTCCCCTCCAGGCTCACCGTCGCAACGAAGCGAACAGACAACCCAGTCTTCAGGATCTCAAGCCGCCTCTCAATATCTTCCGTTCTCCATTCTATCCCCAGACCCTCACTCCCTCGAAGCTGGGGACGAGCCAGTTGGTCGCAAATTTCCCTGGGGGTTTGCCAACCCGTACGACCCCGAACACTGCGATTTTGTGAAGCTCAAGGACTCTGTTTTCACCGATTGGCGCACTGAACTCCGCGAAGCCAGTCGTGTTGTTTGGTATGAGCGCTGGAGGACCAGCCGTCTGAACCGCAACGGCATCTCCGCCTCGCCGATGCAAAAGACTTACAGTGGGCGAATGGGCCCTTCCCATGACGGCCGCCGAACACGGTAG
- the gta1 gene encoding glutaminase GtaA: MQLFPLGVLIAFLASLAGAVSTFSPARPPALPLAVKSPYLSTWLSAGSDGGNGGYLAGEWPTFWEGQINGWAGLIRVDGAVYTWMGMPGSTTANQTAYEYTSTKSIFTFHVGDAVEMKVTFLSPITPNDLRRQSLTFSYVHVAVSSIDGNSHDVQLYSDISAEWVSGDRTAVAEWEYGVTHDGVAYHKVHRQTQLHFSEVRDQAEWGNWYWATEHSDRMTHQSGADVAVRGAFASNGTLGDSEDSNYRAISTNWPVFGFAIDMGSVTSSSVETHFTIGLAQSEAIQYSSPDGIRAEPSLWTSYFDDELAALEFFHYDYSTANKLSSALDERIARDSVAAAGQDYLTITSLSARQAFAATQLCGTLQNPYLFMKEISSNGNMNTVDVIFPAHPVFLYTNPELLELLMKPHFEIQESGQYPNAYAMHDIGTHYPNATGHPEGNDEPMPLEECGNMIIMALAYALKSSNTDYLNEHYPLLEQWTSYLVDEAIYPANQISTDDFAGPLANQTNLALKGIIGIEAMATISKLTHHADAATNRSAIAHDYIDRWQVLGIAHEADPPHTTLSYGSNDSHGLLYNLYADRELGLNLVPQSVYDMQSHFYPTVQKKYGVPLDTRHQYTKGDWELFTAAVASTSTRDMFIELLANWINQTPTNRALTDLYDTVNGDYPGITFIARPVMGGAFALLLLEEGL, encoded by the exons ATGCAGCTGTTCCCTCTAGGCGTGTTAATCGCCTTCCTGGCTTCCCTAGCAGGAGCGGTGTCAACTTTCTCTCCTGCACGACCTCCCGCGCTGCCCTTGGCAGTAAAGTCTCCTTACTTGAGCACATGGCTTTCTGCAGGAAGTGATGGAGGTAACGGTGGCTATTTGGCCGGCGAATGGCCGACTTTTTGGGA GGGCCAGATCAATGGCTGGGCTGGGCTAATCCGTGTCGATGGTGCTGTCTACACGTGGATGGGTATGCCTGGATCGACAACTGCCAACCAGACTGCATACGAATACACCTCAACAAAGAGCATCTTCACATTTCACGTGGGAGATGCAGTGGAGATGAAAGTCACTTTTTTGTCTCCCATAACACCAAATGATCTACGAAGGCAGTCACTGACATTCTCCTATGTTCACGTCGCGGTTTCGTCAATTGACGGCAATTCTCACGACGTACAGCTCTACTCTGACATTTCTGCCG AATGGGTGTCTGGCGACCGCACTGCTGTTGCGGAGTGGGAGTATGGTGTCACACACGATGGGGTTGCTTATCATAAGGTTCACCGTCAGACCCAGCTTCATTTTTCGGAAGTCAGAGATCAAGCGGAATGGGGTAACTGGTACTGGGCAACTGAGCATAGTGACAGAATGACCCACCAGTCGGGGGCTGATGTTGCTGTTCGCGGTGCATTTGCCTCTAATGGAACCTTGGGCGATTCAGAAGACTCGAACTACCGTGCCATCTCCACAAATTGGCCGGTTTTTGGCTTTGCAATTGACATGGGGTCGGTTACATCGTCCTCAGTCGAGACGCACTTCACCATTGGGCTTGCTCAATCTGAAGCGATACAATACAGCAGCCCCGATGGCATTCGGGCAGAACCCTCCTTGTGGACAAGCTATTTTGACGACGAGTTGGCTGCT CTTGAGTTCTTCCATTACGACTATTCAACCGCAAACAAGCTCTCTTCGGCATTAGACGAGAGGATTGCGCGGGACTCCGTAGCAGCGGCTGGCCAAGACTACTTGACTATTACCTCTCTCAGTGCTCGTCAAGCCTTTGCTGCAACTCAGTTGTGCGGCACCCTGCAAAATCCATATCTCTTTATGAAGGAAATATCCTCCAACGGTAACATGAACACTGTGGACGTCATTTTCCCTGCTCACCCGGTATTCCTGTACACCAATCCAGAGCTGCTCGAGCTTTTAATGAAGCCCCATTTTGAAATCCAAGAATCCGGGCAATACCCTAACGCTTATGCCATGCATGACATTGGAACCCATTACCCCAACGCCACTGGCCACCCTGAAGGCAACGATGAACCAATGCCGCTTGAGGAATGTGGAAATATGATAATAATGGCTTTGGCGTACGCACTCAAGTCATCTAACACGGATTATCTGAACGAACACTATCCATTATTAGAACAATGGACATCATATCTCGTCGACGAAGCTATCTACCCGGCAAATCAGATATCGACGGACGACTTTGCTGGCCCCTTGGC CAACCAAACCAATCTGGCTCTGAAGGGGATTATTGGTATTGAGGCCATGGCAACCATTAGCAAGCTTACCCACCACGCTGATGCAGCAACCAATCGCTCTGCTATCGCCCACGATTATATTGATAGGTGGCAAGTACTGGGTATTGCTCATGAGGCGGATCCTCCGCACACCACATTGTCTTATGGCTCAAATGATTCTCACG GTCTCCTGTACAACCTTTACGCCGACCGAGAATTGGGCTTGAACTTGGTGCCTCAATCTGTTTACGATATGCAGAGCCACTTCTACCCTACGGTGCAGAAGAAGTATGGGGTGCCGCTGGACACCCGACACCAGTACACTAAAG GTGATTGGGAACTATTCACAGCGGCGGTTGCCTCAACGAGTACAAGAGACATGTTCATAGAGTTGCTTGCGAATTGGATCAACCAAACACCTACCAATCGCGCTCTTACTGACCTCTATGATACTGTTAACGGAGA TTACCCCGGAATCACCTTCATTGCGCGGCCCGTGATGGGCGGTGCTTTCGCCTTATTACTTCTGGAGGAGGGTCTTTGA